DNA from Gracilinanus agilis isolate LMUSP501 chromosome 3, AgileGrace, whole genome shotgun sequence:
caacagagggttaagagacttgcccagggtgacacagataggaagtttctgagggacagatttgatcctaggacctcccatctctggatctggctctcaatccactgagccaccagctgctcTTTCTTATAGCACCTTAAAGTCTGCAAAGTGCCAtccatagattatctcatttgagactcatAACCACCTTGTGAAGTGGGTAGTAAGAGAGgcaagaggagaggggaaaaggaaattccattcaataattcaataacatttattaaatgtctcctaAGTGCCAgcaactgtgctaagtgctggggataaaaaaaaggaaaagaaaggtagttcctgttctcaaggagcttacatctaaaaagggaagataaaaatgaaaggaaagtatTAAGCGGGGGGAATCAgtgatttctccctccctcaacactcccaccccacccccattccagATTCATTGGAACTATAATGGTGGCTAGACATCAGTTGTCTATTCTCcagcttctcttccttccttcaattCTTAGTTCTACTCATAAGCTCCTTTTCCAAAGAGTGATGAAGGAGGGTAAGCTTGGGAGCCTGGGTACTATCTATTCAATAGGCTATATCTCTCCCCTCAAGTCAAATAGTTCACtgcaaaatatctaaaaaaatgtATTCATCACACATTACTCTCGCGTCCTCAGTACTCACTCATTTTCTAAACCCATTACAATTTAGTTTCCAAATCTACCTGTTTCCCAAGGCTCCTCTTTCCAAAGTCAGTAGTGATCTATTATTGCCTAAACCAATGGGCACTTCATAGTTCTCACCTTCCTTGATCATTCTACACTATCATCTTTATCCACAGTCTGCTTCTTGGGACTATTTGTTGAGTTGTCTTTGTTCTTTTGATCACTATCAGACCATTAGTTTacattctttttcccattttaaagtttaaaacttcCTTTCTCCTACAATATATCTGCCATTATCTCCATGACATTCTTTGCATGCTCTCATTTGACAATTATGTTCATTTCCTTGGGTTTAGGCATACTCCTATGCAGACGACTTGCAAATTTTGATCTATGGATACATTCTCTCTCTTGACCTTcaattggaagagaaaaaaaaaggaagttggtAGAAAGGAGGTAAGAAGGAAGAGAGCAAGAAAAGAAACAAGGATAAGCAtccactatgtaccaggcaccttgcttagtgctttacaaatgttatttcacttCATCCTGCCAACAACCCTGTgtgggaggtgctattattattcccaatttatagtagaggaaacagaggcagacaaaggttaaatgaattacccAGGAAAATacagctagtacatatctgaggtcaaatttgaattcaggacttcttgaTGCCTCACCCAACACAACCTACCTGCTAATGGACATCTACATATGACAGACATCATGCTAGCATCTCAATTTCATTATGTACAAAGCTATATTTATCCTCCCATTAATACCAATCTCAGATCTTATATTTCTGTTGATGATATCACTAGCCTGCTAATCGTCCAGTTTTGAAATCTCAACtcaactttttattcttttctctttcccactcaTGTCAAATTAATTTGTTAGGTATTGTCAATTCTACCACCACagtaattttctcatctcttcattcctctccatgTACTTGCAAACATcctattttaaatccttattacctctctctattattattatctctctctatctattgaaATATCCTTTACCCTAAATGTTCAGCCTCCTGCCTCTTCTCTTTCCAATCTATCTTTTACTAGGTggtcaaaataatctttctagaatataagttcttgcAAATTTTGATCTATGGATACATAGTTATGTGACTACTTCACATATTTACTCTAAAATCTTCATTCTCTCCCCATTGTTTACCAAATGCAAATTCTTTCAACTGACCTTTATCATCACCATAGGTTCagcctactttcttttttaaaaaaatatttcaaaattctgttaaatatttcaaatatattttatcaaaattaatattaattttaaaaattttagttctaaattctctccccttATTACATGATTTCTCCATTCCTTGAGAATTTAGGTAAAATGAAATCATCAATTTTTAACCTAATTTGTTACCACATAAGCATTCTATATTTTGACTAACCTCAATTATCCAGTGTTCCTCTAACTGGGCCTGCTCTCTCCAAACTCCCTATTCATGTAGACTGCCTCTCGCACATCTCCAAGTATTAAGTATTaaggtcttttaaaatattaaagtattaaaGTTTATTATTAAGTATTAAGATCCTGTCTTCCAGACTTAGTTTATTAAACTTTCCTTTATATCTAAGTTGCAAGTGATTTCTCCCTGTTGAGATTTCTCAATGAActttgtctagaccagtgattcccaaagtgggtgctactgccccctggtgggtgctgcagtgatccaggggagcagtgatggtatctttcctattaagtgctattaaaattttttaaaaattaattttcagggggctaagtaatattttttctcaaaaggggatgataggccaaaaaagtttgggaaccactggtctagaccatcCGTATTATCAATCAAATTGATCATACCATATTCTTGTATATGTCTTAATCTCTTTATTAGATtacaagtttcttgagggcagaaattgtttttcacatgagataaaatattaaatgcattgtATATCTCAAAGTATCTTATATGATATTACTattcataaataataaatttatcctTCACTCAAAAGAATCCTATGGATTAGTTAGAGGAAAAAACAGTTTTTTTCAGATTAGAAATGGAGTTCATTTGAGGTTAAGTATCTTTCAACCGTTCAGGTTAAGCAGCATCTTGAGTTAGGATTGAAGTAGAGTACTCCTAACCCCAAGGTGACATGTACCTTAATCTTAGTATCCTCAGTTTTTACTCAGTGTAGTGCTTTGCACattataaaagtttattaaatattgAAATCTTGAATTTAATTGACAATAACAAGACCATTGAAATCCTAAAGAGAACTAATAGAAACATTCAGAAATTTATAATACATAGTACAGTGGTAAACATTATTTTGAATAcaaattttgttaatttatcGATTCTAGCTTGGGATTCTGAACAAAACTACAGACAATGAAAAAAGATGGGTACTGGGTTATTTTTGATACCACCACCCAAGGAATAAATgtgttttcttcttcatattaTGCCTTCTGGTATCTCCAACAGTTCTCCTTGATGAGCCATAACCACCTCCCCTTTTCAGTAAGCCACTGATGAGGTACCAGGCCTACAAAGGGGGATTAAATTAGCAAATCTCAACTCATGTTATATGATATGAATAGGGCTTTCATACTAAGACTATATAGAGTTCTACAAATTTTGGCTTAGCTATATATACATCCCTTGTACTTTCCACCATTTTATTTGCCAACTTCTATTTGGTCATATCATCAACTCTCAACTCTCAAAGTCTATGCATAAATACATAACCGATAAGGAAAAgaggttcttttttctttacaaagGGATTAGTGATATAGGTCCATGGAGAAGATAAAGGTTGGAACAACTTGGTGGTATTAAGCAAAAGTTAAGTCAAACTTGTGAAGAATGGAACAAATAATTGAATACTTTAACAGTCTGTAGCACAACTATCCAactatttttacagataaatataACTTCATAGTTCCAGTTACATCCTTTCCTTCTGAGTACCTTGGTTCAAATTTCAGTTTGGTCCATaccatctgtatgaccttgggcaagtcatttcacttccttTATGCTTCAATTTTctactctataaaatgaaatgattaaacTAGATGATATgtacaatttcttcatttctcattctaagattctatgatccaACCCTCACACCTACCCTGATTCCAATGTATCAGCCAAATTATTGTTAGGTTCTTCACATCTCTGAAGTGATACACTGCCTAATAATCCTGAAAAGAACCCCtttgtttacagataaagaatagGAACAAGGACAATGTGCTAACTTGGTTTCATATACAGGTATcactaaatatttttcaatagcTTAAGTCTTATAACCAAGGTGAGTACTAAGGGAGATTCTGTAGTTTCACTTCCTAGAGTCAATCAAGAGAGGTTATTCAAGGATGTACTGAATGATTTGGGAGGTAGAACAGATATAATTTATAGGGAGCGTATCTTTGGGAAGAGGATTCGTATGGAGGGTGCTTAGATGTGCAAGTGGCTTAGTACATCCTAATGATCAATCACAATTTATCTTTAGCACTCAAGAGCCATCTAAACCCAAATAACAATGGACTCATTCAACATGAGCAGCTTCAGTAGAAGACCCTTCATGCTGATGGGCATTCCAGGGCTGGAAGAATTTCACATCTGGATTAGTATCCCTTTTTGTATCATCTACATTGTGGCCATTGCAGGTAATTCCATCCTGCTGTACCTCATCACTGTGGAACATAGCCTACATGCACCCATGTTCTACTTTCTTGCTATGTTAGCAGTCACTGATCTTGTCTTGTCTACCACTTGTGTCCCCAAAACTCTCAGCATATTCTGGCTTGGACCTCAGGAAATTTCCTTCCCCAGCTGTCTCACTCAATTGTTTTTCCTCCACTATAGTTTTGTCCTAGACTCTGCCATCTTGTTGGCCATGGCATTTGACCGCTATGTGGCCATCTGTTCACCACTGAGATATACAACCATCCTGACACCTCAGGTCATTGTCAAAATTATGGTGGGCATCTCCTTCAGGAGTTTCTGTGTATTTGTCCCTTGTGTTTTTCTGGTAGATCGGCTACCTTTTTGCCGAACACACATTATCCACCACACATACTGTGAGCACATTGGTGTAGCTCGGCTTTCTTGTGCTGACATTTCCATTAACGTCTGGTATGGTTTTTGTGTGCCTATTATGACTGTCATCATAGATGTGGTCCTTATTGCCATCTCCTATACACTCATTCTCAAAGCTGTCTTTCGTCTTCCATCTCTTGATGCTCGTCAGAAGGCTTTAAGTACCTGTGGCTCCCATGTTTTTGTCATTCTTATGTTCTACATCCCAGCCTTCTTCTCTATTCTTGCCCACCGCTTTGGGCACAATGTACCACTCACCTTCCACATTATGTTTGCCAACCTCTATGTTGTCATCCCTCCTGCTCTCAACCCAATTATTTATGGAGTAAAGACAAAACAGATAAGGGACAaggttttcctctttctttctataaAGGGCATGAAGTAACATGGATTGGGAACAGAGTAAAGGTTGGAGAAGACTGATGGTTTCCTTGTATTAGAGCCCAAGATTCACTTTGTGACTGATGAATACAAGAGGCATGCTCCTATTCTTCAACAATTTACAATTACATTGGTATGGTTGCAGTGTGGCAACATCACAACTCCACAGTAACGTAGTAGATGGCCTTTAACAGTTGCTCTGGCTGAAAGACTCGTCTCCTTATAATCAACCTGGCAATTAGATAGAATAACCTCCAGACAGCAATGTATATAGTCCATCATCAAGCCCATACCTGAAGTTCTTCTCACTTGGTATAAATTCCCAGAACATGTATACttctggaaagactttcatgatATGTCTTCATGATATGATACAAAGTCACCTTTGTATCATAATGCACCATCAGAGTAATACTTTAGGGAGCTCCATAAGGAATAAGGATAAAACAAGTAATCACAAAATTATATGGTGTCCTTTGAAAGAAATCTTGGAGGCTACcaagtccaacccccttattttacaaataaagaaactaaggtacaaagagtttaagtgacttacccaggattacaaAATTACTAAATTTCTGAGATAGGAATTGGAtccatgtttttctaattttaagtCCAGTGCTGTATTCCTTTTACCATAGTACCTCTTCATCCTTTACCAAATGAAGCTCAGAACTCTCCCTGCAATTTTTAATCTTAAGGGAGTTAGTTGTCTCATTACTATGAGGCTATGACATTGAGAGTATCTAATAAGGGTGGGATTTAATTTCAGATTTTATTGGACTACAATCttctataccatgctgcctctgtcTAAAAGCTTAACAACTAGCAAATTCATGAAATAGTGTTTTGTTTATACTTTTATACTAAAGTATAATTAATTGTTACTTAAAACCAGATTACATCTAGTAATTCCAGGTGTATATATGAAAGGATATTGACTGAACTGAGTAAATAAATGCCTGCTAAATTCATAAATCATTATTtcaagatctatgatttcattggtaatgAAGCTATGATTCCCTTGACTAAAACAGCATCTCTCTGTGTGTATTTAATTGCTCTGTCCATTAATTTCATCACTCTATTGCCAACCTTGTGATAAAACTCTGAATTTAGGTAGACTTGTCCTCAGATGACAGGCATAAAGTCCATCATGGGGTCAATAATCAAAGTCATTCCAGCTTGCAGAAGCTGCCAGAATGTGTGTTTCATGGGTATAGCATCAAGGGCCAGGTGCATCCTAATCACAAGGAGGAATCATgggagaatttaaaagaaaaaaatcatactacTGTAAATTAAAATCTATTATTACTTAATAGATGGGAATAAAGTTATTTTggttaaattatataatatataatcatataattagtACATGATATCAAGCTGGGAGGAGTCATCGACATGTTGTTGAATTGAGATTCAAAAGAAAAGTCAACTCTTTGAAAAAACTGTCTAGAACTAATTGGTATAACTAGGGATAATTATAAAGTCCTATGCTTAAATTTCAGGAAAGGAATAGACCATTGAAGGACAGAGAATAACTACTTTAATTACAGTTTGTGTGAAAAAGGTACATATTTTAGTATGCAATAAGCTCATATGAGTCCGCAATAACACACGTAAGTCAAGAAAACTGATGTAATTTTAGAGATAGTGGAGTGATAGTGGCCAGGACAGTGAATTTGAATAATAAATCAAAAGACTTAGCCATTTGTTGAATCGAGGTAATTATAGTACCCAGACTCATcctttttccccctatttttttcTAACAAGACCTTTCTACCAAGACCTCCATCGCCTCAAGGTTGAATTAGGACACAGATTCTTTATTTGCTCCCCCTACCTCTAGTTTCCCCCCTCCAAATTATACTGCAAAAGCTACCAGAATAACTTCCCTACTAGGTTATGTCACCTACCCTCTATGCCTTCCAGTTACGAATCTTTAACTCTCCATTATAACAAAGTGAACATTATGTATAATTCTGTCACTACAATATTGCAAATAAAATACACCATCTGGGAAATATGAAGAGAGACATATTTTAACTTAGAATCATTTTTTCTAGCCACACATCCCTCGTAATTGTGATATGGATCCAAATTTAATCCaaatatattactttatatttgATTTCATCAAATTTGCTAACAAATTTGGCTCAACCTTCTAGCTTTTAACGTTTATTTAGGCTTCTGATTCTGTCTTCTCTTCTAGTTTTGTTTCATCTAAAGATCTGAAATAAAGGtgcttcatccaagtcattgattaaaaaaatgttaaataacatgGAGCTGCACACAGATTTGTAGGTCCCTCTGCAGAAACCTGCTTAAAGTTGATACAGCCATTTGATTCTAGTCAAACAACCTGTCCATTGTAT
Protein-coding regions in this window:
- the LOC123238673 gene encoding olfactory receptor 52H1-like; this encodes MDSFNMSSFSRRPFMLMGIPGLEEFHIWISIPFCIIYIVAIAGNSILLYLITVEHSLHAPMFYFLAMLAVTDLVLSTTCVPKTLSIFWLGPQEISFPSCLTQLFFLHYSFVLDSAILLAMAFDRYVAICSPLRYTTILTPQVIVKIMVGISFRSFCVFVPCVFLVDRLPFCRTHIIHHTYCEHIGVARLSCADISINVWYGFCVPIMTVIIDVVLIAISYTLILKAVFRLPSLDARQKALSTCGSHVFVILMFYIPAFFSILAHRFGHNVPLTFHIMFANLYVVIPPALNPIIYGVKTKQIRDKVFLFLSIKGMK